The proteins below are encoded in one region of Paenacidovorax monticola:
- a CDS encoding dicarboxylate/amino acid:cation symporter yields the protein MAIHTPIPAKRPLHRSLYVQVLTAVVIGVLLGYFHPQLAEQMKPLGDGFIKLIKMVIAPIIFCTVVVGIAGMEDMKKVGRTGGLALLYFEVVSSIALVIGLLVVNLMRPGAGMNVDPATLDTKAIAAYTAPSKMGTTTEFLLNIIPNTVVDAFAKGEILQVLLFAVLFGFALHRFGGRGTLVFDVIERTSHVLFTIVGYIMKVAPIGAFGAMAFTIGKYGLGSLLSLGKLMGAFYLTCLLFIFGVLGTIARLHGFSIWKFIKYIKEELLIVLGTSSSESVLPRMMEKMENLGAKKTTVGLVIPTGYSFNLDGTSIYLTMAAVFIAQATNTPMTLVQEITLLAVLLLTSKGAAGITGSGFIVLAATLSAVGHVPVAGLALILGIDRFMSEARALTNLVGNGVATLVVAKWTGDLDTERLERHLNHPDWRDADEPEALENAKTETMAAPTAP from the coding sequence ATGGCGATCCACACCCCCATTCCCGCCAAGCGACCATTGCACCGCTCGCTGTACGTGCAGGTGCTCACGGCCGTGGTCATCGGCGTGCTGCTCGGCTACTTCCATCCGCAGCTCGCCGAGCAGATGAAACCGCTGGGCGATGGCTTCATCAAGCTCATCAAGATGGTGATCGCGCCCATCATCTTCTGCACCGTGGTGGTCGGCATCGCGGGCATGGAGGACATGAAGAAAGTGGGCCGCACGGGCGGCCTGGCCCTGCTGTACTTCGAGGTGGTGAGCTCGATAGCGCTGGTCATCGGCCTGCTGGTAGTGAACCTCATGCGCCCCGGCGCGGGCATGAACGTGGACCCCGCCACGCTGGACACCAAGGCCATCGCGGCCTACACGGCGCCGAGCAAGATGGGCACGACCACGGAGTTCCTGCTCAACATCATCCCCAATACCGTGGTCGATGCCTTCGCCAAGGGCGAGATCCTGCAGGTGCTGCTGTTCGCCGTGCTGTTCGGCTTCGCGCTGCACCGCTTCGGCGGGCGGGGCACCCTGGTGTTCGACGTGATCGAGAGAACCTCTCACGTGCTGTTCACCATCGTGGGCTACATCATGAAGGTGGCGCCCATCGGGGCCTTCGGCGCGATGGCCTTCACCATCGGCAAGTACGGCCTGGGTTCGCTGCTGTCGCTGGGCAAGCTGATGGGAGCGTTCTACCTGACCTGCCTGCTGTTCATCTTCGGCGTGCTGGGCACGATCGCGCGCCTGCACGGCTTCTCGATCTGGAAGTTCATCAAGTACATCAAGGAGGAGCTGCTCATCGTGCTGGGCACCTCCTCATCCGAGTCGGTGTTGCCGCGCATGATGGAGAAGATGGAGAACCTGGGTGCCAAGAAGACCACCGTGGGCCTCGTCATTCCCACGGGCTACTCGTTCAACCTCGACGGCACCTCAATCTACCTCACCATGGCTGCCGTGTTCATCGCCCAGGCCACGAACACGCCCATGACGCTCGTGCAGGAGATCACCCTGCTGGCCGTGCTGCTGCTCACCTCGAAAGGTGCGGCAGGCATCACAGGCAGCGGCTTCATCGTGCTCGCGGCCACGCTGTCGGCCGTGGGCCATGTACCCGTGGCGGGGCTGGCGCTGATCCTGGGCATCGATCGGTTCATGTCCGAAGCCCGGGCGCTCACCAACCTCGTGGGCAACGGCGTGGCCACGCTGGTGGTGGCCAAGTGGACGGGCGACCTCGACACAGAACGGCTCGAGCGCCACCTGAACCATCCCGACTGGCGCGACGCGGACGAGCCCGAGGCCCTCGAGAACGCGAAGACCGAGACCATGGCCGCGCCCACCGCGCCCTGA
- the urtA gene encoding urea ABC transporter substrate-binding protein has translation MQRRSTLKALSAALALAGLAAVPAHAADTIKVGVLHSLSGTMAISETVLKDTVLMAIDEINAKGGVLGKKLEPVVVDPASNWPLFAEKTKQLLGQDKVSVIFGCWTSVSRKSVLPVVEEMNGLLFYPVQYEGEELSKNVFYTGAAPNQQAIPAVDYLMSKDGGGAKRWVLLGTDYVYPRTTNKILRAYLKSKGVKDSDIDEKYTPFGHSDYQTIVADIKKFSQGGKTAVVSTINGDSNVPFYKELGNAGLKAKDVPVVAFSVGEEELRGVDTKPLVGHLAAWNYFMSIKNPENTAFIKKWSDYAKAKNIAGHKDKPLTNDPMEATYIGIHMWKQAVEKAKSTDVDKVIAAMAGQTFKAPSGIVSKMDEKNHHLHKSVFIGEIKADGQFNVVWKTPGPVKAKPWSPYIEGNDKKKDEPEAK, from the coding sequence ATGCAACGTCGATCCACCCTCAAGGCGCTCTCCGCCGCCCTGGCCCTGGCGGGCCTTGCCGCCGTGCCCGCCCACGCCGCCGACACCATCAAGGTGGGCGTGCTGCACAGCCTCTCGGGCACCATGGCCATCTCGGAAACCGTGCTCAAGGACACGGTGCTCATGGCCATCGACGAAATCAACGCCAAGGGCGGCGTGCTGGGCAAGAAGCTCGAGCCCGTGGTGGTGGACCCGGCCTCCAACTGGCCCCTGTTCGCCGAGAAGACCAAGCAGCTGCTGGGCCAGGACAAGGTGTCGGTCATCTTCGGCTGCTGGACCTCGGTGAGCCGCAAGTCGGTGCTGCCCGTGGTCGAGGAGATGAACGGCCTGCTGTTCTACCCCGTGCAGTACGAGGGGGAGGAGCTGTCCAAGAACGTGTTCTATACCGGCGCCGCGCCCAACCAGCAGGCCATCCCCGCCGTGGACTACCTCATGAGCAAGGACGGCGGCGGTGCCAAGCGCTGGGTGCTGTTGGGCACCGACTACGTGTACCCGCGCACCACGAACAAGATCCTGCGCGCCTACCTCAAGAGCAAGGGCGTGAAGGACAGCGACATCGACGAGAAGTACACCCCCTTCGGCCACAGCGATTACCAGACCATCGTGGCCGACATCAAGAAGTTCAGCCAGGGCGGCAAGACGGCCGTGGTCTCCACGATCAATGGCGATTCCAACGTGCCCTTCTACAAGGAACTGGGCAACGCGGGCCTCAAGGCCAAGGACGTGCCCGTGGTCGCCTTCAGCGTGGGCGAGGAAGAGCTGCGCGGCGTGGACACCAAGCCGCTCGTGGGCCACCTGGCCGCGTGGAACTACTTCATGTCCATCAAGAACCCCGAGAACACGGCGTTCATCAAGAAGTGGAGCGACTACGCCAAGGCCAAGAACATCGCCGGCCACAAGGACAAGCCGCTGACCAACGACCCGATGGAAGCCACCTACATCGGCATCCACATGTGGAAGCAGGCCGTCGAGAAGGCCAAGAGCACGGACGTGGACAAGGTCATCGCCGCCATGGCCGGCCAGACCTTCAAGGCGCCCTCGGGCATCGTCAGCAAGATGGACGAGAAGAACCACCACCTGCACAAGAGCGTGTTCATCGGCGAGATCAAGGCCGATGGCCAGTTCAACGTGGTGTGGAAGACGCCGGGCCCGGTCAAGGCCAAGCCCTGGAGCCCCTACATCGAAGGCAACGACAAGAAGAAGGACGAGCCGGAAGCCAAGTAA